Proteins from a single region of Hordeum vulgare subsp. vulgare chromosome 6H, MorexV3_pseudomolecules_assembly, whole genome shotgun sequence:
- the LOC123401456 gene encoding glucan endo-1,3-beta-glucosidase 14-like, with protein sequence MPCTSSKVAPRPSSNARPATGHSLLLLSLLQSSRALLASCSPPRRKIMAVTPRGRPDSSLGHRRPVLLLILFFCLLAFFPCRVAAFHSFVGTYGVNYGRIADNLPPPTEVVKLLRMARIKNVRIFDSDHTVLDAFRNSGLNLAIAIPNGLVKDISANPSKAMDWVNENVRPYYPSTRIVAIIVGNEILGGQDTGLAEALFGAVVNIHDALRTLRLSGRIEVNTPHSEAVFGTSYPPSAGTFRPDLMPYLKPLLDFFSKTGAPFYVNAYPFLAYMSDPEHIDVNYALMKPNAGILDQKTNLHYDNMFEAQIDATYAALEAAGYSDMEVRVSETGWASAGDATEPGATMENARTYNFNLRKRLFLRKGTPYRPKRVVKAFIFALFNEDLKTGPGSERHFGLFKPDGSVSLDLGFKGLTSSSSSIKGWNILRYSATLFSCTFIFLALST encoded by the exons ATGCCCTGCACCTCAAGCAaagtggcgccaaggccctcctcTAATGCCCGCCCCGCTACCGGCcacagcctcctcctcctctccctcctccagtCGTCACGTGCGCTGCTTGCCTCCTGCTCCCCGCCGCGCCGGAAGATCATGGCGGTGACTCCGCGCGGCCGGCCGGACTCGAGCCTCGGTCACCGCCGGCCGGTCCTCctgctcatcctcttcttctgccTCCTCGCCTTCTTCCCCTGCCGTG TTGCGGCGTTCCACTCGTTCGTGGGGACGTACGGGGTGAACTACGGCCGGATCGCGGACAACCTGCCGCCGCCGACGGAGGTGGTGAAGCTGCTCCGGATGGCGCGGATCAAAAACGTCCGCATCTTCGACTCGGACCACACCGTGCTGGACGCGTTCCGCAACTCCGGGCTCAACCTCGCCATCGCCATCCCCAACGGCCTCGTCAAGGACATCTCCGCCAACCCGAGCAAGGCCATGGACTGGGTGAACGAGAACGTGCGGCCCTACTACCCGTCCACCCGCATCGTGGCCATCATCGTGGGCAACGAGATCCTGGGCGGGCAGGACACGGGGCTCGCCGAGGCGCTCTTCGGCGCCGTCGTCAACATCCACGACGCGCTCCGCACGCTCCGCCTGTCCGGCAGGATCGAGGTGAACACGCCGCACTCGGAGGCCGTGTTCGGCACCTCGTACCCGCCCTCCGCCGGCACGTTCCGGCCGGACCTGATGCCGTACCTGAAGCCGCTCCTCGACTTCTTCTCCAAGACGGGCGCGCCCTTCTACGTGAACGCGTACCCGTTCCTGGCCTACATGAGCGACCCGGAGCACATCGACGTGAACTACGCGCTGATGAAGCCCAACGCCGGCATCCTGGACCAGAAGACCAACCTCCACTACGACAACATGTTCGAGGCCCAGATCGACGCCACCTACGCGGCGCTGGAGGCCGCCGGGTACAGCGACATGGAGGTGCGCGTGTCGGAGACCGGGTGGGCGTCCGCCGGCGACGCCACGGAGCCCGGCGCCACCATGGAGAACGCCCGGACCTACAACTTCAACCTGAGGAAGCGGCTGTTCCTGAGGAAGGGGACGCCCTACAGGCCCAAGAGGGTGGTCAAGGCCTTCATCTTCGCGCTCTTCAACGAGGACCTCAAGACCGGCCCCGGCAGCGAGCGCCACTTCGGGCTGTTCAAGCCCGACGGCAGCGTCTCCCTCGACCTCGGATTCAAGGgcctcacctcctcctcctcttcgatcAAGGGGTGGAACATCCTGCGCTACTCGGCGACGCTCTTCTCATGCACATTCATTTTCCTAGCATTGTCGACCTGA